In a single window of the Spodoptera frugiperda isolate SF20-4 chromosome 19, AGI-APGP_CSIRO_Sfru_2.0, whole genome shotgun sequence genome:
- the LOC118281206 gene encoding uncharacterized PE-PGRS family protein PE_PGRS10-like isoform X20, whose product MKFLVVVGVLVCGALSQPLDAITGGASSEVSEVGSTAGEVTNGGALGGLGGLGGAGGLGGVGGLGGAGGLGGVGGLGGAGGLGGAGGLGGGAIGAGSGSETKSISKSLTGTDDKSKSISANAVTDSGKADGSGTVASGDKAAVETGAAAANGTANGSGAANGAVETGAVGASGAVAGNGSGAGAASATGSGTGGAVETGAAAANGTANAARAAAANAASSQIYGSAATAELYARPGSGSAAGASTSSASNTGSAGSGELVFILESELNATDGAVETGAAAANGTANAAKAAAANAASSQIYGSGGYGSAATAELYARPGSGSAASASASSSSNTGSAGSGEIIYIEESELNATGGAVRATTAGPCVGPYGAGAGSAAVRSSTSTSSGLAARSGPNSGLTASASVVESGSLASTAALGTSAAISAEKGAINASGTIPTFSISDDGSESLPVASTLPICGLSGSVKSEKSEAPTGLLDLATIENAASGALNSGGGVGGATNVADKVTGGLSGAESLEAAV is encoded by the exons ATGAAATTCCTGGTCGTTGTCGGAGTATTG gttTGCGGAGCCCTCTCCCAACCTC TTGATGCCATCACCGGCGGTGCTAGCAGTGAGGTCTCTGAAGTAGGTTCAACAGCCGGCGAAGTCACCAACGGCGGCGCACTCGGAGGTCTTGGAGGACTCGGAGGTGCTGGAGGACTCGGTG GTGTCGGAGGACTCGGTGGTGCTGGAGGACTCGGAGGTGTCGGAGGACTCGGTG GTGCTGGAGGACTCGGTGGTGCTGGAGGACTAGGCGGCGGTGCGATCGGAGCTG GATCCGGTTCCGAAACGAAATCTATATCCAAATCTTTAACTGGGACCGATGACAAATCAAAATCTATAAGTGCTAACGCGGTAACTGATTCTGGCAAAGCTGATGGGTCTGGTACAGTAGCGTCTGGTGATAAAGCTGCAGTAGAAACTGGTGCAGCTGCTGCCAATGGCACTGCTAACGGTTCAGGAGCTGCAAATGGTGCAGTAGAAACTGGTGCAGTTGGTGCCTCTGGCGCTGTTGCAGGAAACGGTTCTGGCGCGGGAGCTGCAAGTGCTACTGGTAGTGGTACTGGTGGGGCAGTAGAAACAGGTGCAGCTGCTGCCAATGGCACTGCTAACGCTGCAAGAGCTGCAGCTGCAAATGCTGCTAGTTCTCAGATATACGGATCTGCAGCTACCGCTGAATTATATGCTAGACCCGGATCAGGTAGCGCGGCTGGTGCTAGTACTTCCTCTGCTAGTAACACAGGTTCAGCCGGATCCGGTgaacttgtatttattttagaatcaGAATTAAATGCTACTGATGGTGCAGTAGAAACTGGTGCAGCTGCTGCCAATGGCACTGCTAACGCTGCCAAAGCTGCAGCTGCAAATGCTGCTAGTTCTCAGATATACGGATCTGGCGGATACGGATCTGCAGCTACCGCTGAATTATATGCTAGACCCGGATCAGGTAGCGCAGCTTCTGCTAGTGCTTCCTCTTCTAGTAACACAGGTTCAGCCGGATCCGGTGAAATTATATATATTGAAGAATCAGAATTAAATGCAACTGGTGGTGCAGTGAGAGCCACTACCGCTGGGCCTTGTGTTGGCCCTTATGGAGCCGGAGCAGGAAGCGCAGCTGTTAGATCTTCCACTTCTACTAGCTCAGGTCTAGCGGCTAGATCCGGTCCAAATTCAGGATTAACTGCTTCTGCATCAGTAGTAGAATCAGGCTCTTTAGCTAGTACCGCAGCTTTAGGCACCTCTGCTGCGATTAGCGCTGAAAAAGGTGCTATTAATGCATCTGGTACCATCCCTACTTTCAGTATTTCTGATGATGGGTCAGAATCGTTACCTGTAGCTAGCACTTTACCTATATGTGGATTATCTGGATCCGTGAAGTCAGAGAAGAGTGAGGCGCCCACTGGATTACTGGACTTGGCTacaa
- the LOC118281206 gene encoding uncharacterized PE-PGRS family protein PE_PGRS54-like isoform X11: MKFLVVVGVLVCGALSQPLDAITGGASSEVSEVGSTAGEVTNGGALGGLGGLGGVGGLGGAGGLGGVAGLGGAGGLGGAGGLGGAGGLGGAGGLGGAGGLGGGAIGAGSGSETKSISKSLTGTDDKSKSISANAVTDSGKADGSGTVASGDKAAVETGAAAANGTANGSGAANGAVETGAVGASGAVAGNGSGAGAASATGSGTGGAVETGAAAANGTANAARAAAANAASSQIYGSAATAELYARPGSGSAAGASTSSASNTGSAGSGELVFILESELNATDGAVETGAAAANGTANAAKAAAANAASSQIYGSGGYGSAATAELYARPGSGSAASASASSSSNTGSAGSGEIIYIEESELNATGGAVRATTAGPCVGPYGAGAGSAAVRSSTSTSSGLAARSGPNSGLTASASVVESGSLASTAALGTSAAISAEKGAINASGTIPTFSISDDGSESLPVASTLPICGLSGSVKSEKSEAPTGLLDLATIENAASGALNSGGGVGGATNVADKVTGGLSGAESLEAAV; this comes from the exons ATGAAATTCCTGGTCGTTGTCGGAGTATTG gttTGCGGAGCCCTCTCCCAACCTC TTGATGCCATCACCGGCGGTGCTAGCAGTGAGGTCTCTGAAGTAGGTTCAACAGCCGGCGAAGTCACCAACGGCGGCGCACTCGGAGGTCTTGGAGGACTCGGAG GTGTCGGAGGACTCGGTGGTGCTGGAGGACTCGGAGGTGTCGCAGGACTCGGTGGTGCTGGAGGACTCGGTGGTGCTGGAGGACTCGGAGGTGCTGGAGGACTCGGAGGTGCTGGAGGACTCGGTGGTGCTGGAGGACTAGGCGGCGGTGCGATCGGAGCTG GATCCGGTTCCGAAACGAAATCTATATCCAAATCTTTAACTGGGACCGATGACAAATCAAAATCTATAAGTGCTAACGCGGTAACTGATTCTGGCAAAGCTGATGGGTCTGGTACAGTAGCGTCTGGTGATAAAGCTGCAGTAGAAACTGGTGCAGCTGCTGCCAATGGCACTGCTAACGGTTCAGGAGCTGCAAATGGTGCAGTAGAAACTGGTGCAGTTGGTGCCTCTGGCGCTGTTGCAGGAAACGGTTCTGGCGCGGGAGCTGCAAGTGCTACTGGTAGTGGTACTGGTGGGGCAGTAGAAACAGGTGCAGCTGCTGCCAATGGCACTGCTAACGCTGCAAGAGCTGCAGCTGCAAATGCTGCTAGTTCTCAGATATACGGATCTGCAGCTACCGCTGAATTATATGCTAGACCCGGATCAGGTAGCGCGGCTGGTGCTAGTACTTCCTCTGCTAGTAACACAGGTTCAGCCGGATCCGGTgaacttgtatttattttagaatcaGAATTAAATGCTACTGATGGTGCAGTAGAAACTGGTGCAGCTGCTGCCAATGGCACTGCTAACGCTGCCAAAGCTGCAGCTGCAAATGCTGCTAGTTCTCAGATATACGGATCTGGCGGATACGGATCTGCAGCTACCGCTGAATTATATGCTAGACCCGGATCAGGTAGCGCAGCTTCTGCTAGTGCTTCCTCTTCTAGTAACACAGGTTCAGCCGGATCCGGTGAAATTATATATATTGAAGAATCAGAATTAAATGCAACTGGTGGTGCAGTGAGAGCCACTACCGCTGGGCCTTGTGTTGGCCCTTATGGAGCCGGAGCAGGAAGCGCAGCTGTTAGATCTTCCACTTCTACTAGCTCAGGTCTAGCGGCTAGATCCGGTCCAAATTCAGGATTAACTGCTTCTGCATCAGTAGTAGAATCAGGCTCTTTAGCTAGTACCGCAGCTTTAGGCACCTCTGCTGCGATTAGCGCTGAAAAAGGTGCTATTAATGCATCTGGTACCATCCCTACTTTCAGTATTTCTGATGATGGGTCAGAATCGTTACCTGTAGCTAGCACTTTACCTATATGTGGATTATCTGGATCCGTGAAGTCAGAGAAGAGTGAGGCGCCCACTGGATTACTGGACTTGGCTacaa
- the LOC118281206 gene encoding uncharacterized PE-PGRS family protein PE_PGRS54-like isoform X12, giving the protein MKFLVVVGVLVCGALSQPLDAITGGASSEVSEVGSTAGEVTNGGALGGLGGLGGAGGLGGVGGLGGVAGLGGAGGLGGAGGLGGAGGLGGAGGLGGAGGLGGGAIGAGSGSETKSISKSLTGTDDKSKSISANAVTDSGKADGSGTVASGDKAAVETGAAAANGTANGSGAANGAVETGAVGASGAVAGNGSGAGAASATGSGTGGAVETGAAAANGTANAARAAAANAASSQIYGSAATAELYARPGSGSAAGASTSSASNTGSAGSGELVFILESELNATDGAVETGAAAANGTANAAKAAAANAASSQIYGSGGYGSAATAELYARPGSGSAASASASSSSNTGSAGSGEIIYIEESELNATGGAVRATTAGPCVGPYGAGAGSAAVRSSTSTSSGLAARSGPNSGLTASASVVESGSLASTAALGTSAAISAEKGAINASGTIPTFSISDDGSESLPVASTLPICGLSGSVKSEKSEAPTGLLDLATIENAASGALNSGGGVGGATNVADKVTGGLSGAESLEAAV; this is encoded by the exons ATGAAATTCCTGGTCGTTGTCGGAGTATTG gttTGCGGAGCCCTCTCCCAACCTC TTGATGCCATCACCGGCGGTGCTAGCAGTGAGGTCTCTGAAGTAGGTTCAACAGCCGGCGAAGTCACCAACGGCGGCGCACTCGGAGGTCTTGGAGGACTCGGAGGTGCTGGAGGACTCGGTG GTGTCGGAGGACTCGGTG GTGTCGCAGGACTCGGTGGTGCTGGAGGACTCGGTGGTGCTGGAGGACTCGGAGGTGCTGGAGGACTCGGAGGTGCTGGAGGACTCGGTGGTGCTGGAGGACTAGGCGGCGGTGCGATCGGAGCTG GATCCGGTTCCGAAACGAAATCTATATCCAAATCTTTAACTGGGACCGATGACAAATCAAAATCTATAAGTGCTAACGCGGTAACTGATTCTGGCAAAGCTGATGGGTCTGGTACAGTAGCGTCTGGTGATAAAGCTGCAGTAGAAACTGGTGCAGCTGCTGCCAATGGCACTGCTAACGGTTCAGGAGCTGCAAATGGTGCAGTAGAAACTGGTGCAGTTGGTGCCTCTGGCGCTGTTGCAGGAAACGGTTCTGGCGCGGGAGCTGCAAGTGCTACTGGTAGTGGTACTGGTGGGGCAGTAGAAACAGGTGCAGCTGCTGCCAATGGCACTGCTAACGCTGCAAGAGCTGCAGCTGCAAATGCTGCTAGTTCTCAGATATACGGATCTGCAGCTACCGCTGAATTATATGCTAGACCCGGATCAGGTAGCGCGGCTGGTGCTAGTACTTCCTCTGCTAGTAACACAGGTTCAGCCGGATCCGGTgaacttgtatttattttagaatcaGAATTAAATGCTACTGATGGTGCAGTAGAAACTGGTGCAGCTGCTGCCAATGGCACTGCTAACGCTGCCAAAGCTGCAGCTGCAAATGCTGCTAGTTCTCAGATATACGGATCTGGCGGATACGGATCTGCAGCTACCGCTGAATTATATGCTAGACCCGGATCAGGTAGCGCAGCTTCTGCTAGTGCTTCCTCTTCTAGTAACACAGGTTCAGCCGGATCCGGTGAAATTATATATATTGAAGAATCAGAATTAAATGCAACTGGTGGTGCAGTGAGAGCCACTACCGCTGGGCCTTGTGTTGGCCCTTATGGAGCCGGAGCAGGAAGCGCAGCTGTTAGATCTTCCACTTCTACTAGCTCAGGTCTAGCGGCTAGATCCGGTCCAAATTCAGGATTAACTGCTTCTGCATCAGTAGTAGAATCAGGCTCTTTAGCTAGTACCGCAGCTTTAGGCACCTCTGCTGCGATTAGCGCTGAAAAAGGTGCTATTAATGCATCTGGTACCATCCCTACTTTCAGTATTTCTGATGATGGGTCAGAATCGTTACCTGTAGCTAGCACTTTACCTATATGTGGATTATCTGGATCCGTGAAGTCAGAGAAGAGTGAGGCGCCCACTGGATTACTGGACTTGGCTacaa